Within Peromyscus leucopus breed LL Stock chromosome 7, UCI_PerLeu_2.1, whole genome shotgun sequence, the genomic segment TGTGAGAAGTATAACAGATGTCCGTAAATAAATCCCTCCACTGTAACTGTGATTGGCACTCATAAATTCATGGCATGTGGGAAGATCAGCACCAGCTCTTACTTTCTCATCTGATCGACAATGTGCctagagagaacttgtctcagaaCAGATTGTatgttataattaaaaaacaaaacacattctgCGTGGACATGTGGGCCAAGCTGTCCTTCCCTGGCAAATGAGGTTTCTGCTGTGGTGGATTGAAATACATTTACAGGTAATCACTTTGAAACTTTGAACAAGatagttactttaaaaatatttttgtgtgtgggtttgttcCAATATGAGTGCCATTATctgagaggccagaaggaggagccgatccctggagctagagtcacaggtggttgtaaactgcctgacgtgggtgctggaaattgaacttgggtcctctgcaagaccactttgtgctcttaatcactgggccatttctcctgcctcctgcttttaacattttaaaactaattttattattatttttatgtgcatgggtgttttccTACATGAAAATATGTAcatcatgtgtatgcctggtggcCAAGGAGGTATGtgtgttggatcctttggaatgatatgttgtgagccatcatagGCGTTCTGGAAACCCAGCACCTAGAATCTTCTGAaacagcagccagtactcttaaccatggagccatctctctaaccacattttttttttttttttttttttttttttaagatagtgtctcactatgtatccctcatctggcctggagctcactatgtagaccaggctcatcttagactcacagaaatccactctgactcctgagtgctatgattgAAGGCGTGTGCTGTTGTGCCTGCCTTGTttatctgagacaaggtctcattttgtagcctgcTAGCCTGGAAACCAGGCTCTAGCCTCAAGTCTCATGGTAATTTTCTTGCTTTAGCATCCTGGCTGCTGGGGTTACAATCTTGTGTTACTGTACTGGGATAGGATTCAGGGCTTTGTATATTGTACACGTTAATTTCACTTTGTAGCACtgagatacattttattttaaataaggagGGAAAAATCTTTTAGAGAATGAGGTTTCTTTATATGGATTGAAATCAAGATCTTTACAGCAACATTTTATGCAGACTCTCAATTAGAGCTTTcaaccctcctctcccccaccgcATTGGCCTGGCCCTGTTTATGATGCCAGGCAAAGCTGTGCACACAGACTTATACCTTAATTGAATGAAATGATGACACAAAGCTGATACTAAGATTGGAAAGTAGGTATTGATAAGTGTCAGTAttttgttaaatgaactataatCACTTTCCTATTACTCTACAAACCTGGGAGGGAAATGTCACCCTTCCTACTGTCATAGATGAAGGACATGGAGGCACAGATACTTTGCCCAAGTCTATAGACGTAGTTAGGGGTCAGTCCAGGATAGAAATCCTGGGCATACCCTCTTCTCATATTGCCTTCCCTGTAGGAGGTGAAAATGTAGCTGGGCCAAAGGATGGGAAGGATCAGAGACCCCTGAAGTTCTGGAATGTTTTAGCTTCATGTTGCATCCTAGGTAGACAGTTTGGAGCTTTAATTTGTGTTCAATGGATCAGATTATGACTCCAGAAGGTCCCTGGTGTGGCCTGGCTCAGGGGAGGTCTCTGCAAAAGAGCCACCTCAGCCTTTTGCTAACTCAGTTCCAGGCTCCTGTTCTTTCATGGAGGAGACTGAAGCTAAGACATAATGTTTAAAGGTTCATCATTTAAACAGTGACAATAGAATagcaatatacacacatatacatatatacaaacacacatatacatatataacacacatatacacatataacacacacatatgtatatattgtggcTGGGACATGAAGCAGTTCTTTCATGTGCTGGCCAGCTGCTCTGTCACCTTCCCGCACCTTCAGCAGTCAAGTCTGATGAAGTCCAAAGGGTTCTTTAAACCCACTTGGACTAACCTCCTTTGTCTTTTTCCTGTTGCAGGCCACCGAGGCCCGTGTGACCATTCTCTAAAATGCTTAAGCTCCAAGATTTCTGAGCGAAAGCTGCAAAGCTCCTGGCTGCCTGCTGGGCGAGGACCTCTGGAGAAACCCGCCCTGGGGCCACGCGGTGCCGTCATGCCCATGTTCAATCCTCAGAGTGGCCTTCACTCAGCCCGTGCTGAGCACAGCCCGCTGAAGCCCAGGGTGGTGACGGTGGTGAAGCTGGGTGGGCAGCCCCTCCGCAAGGCCACCCTGCTCCTCAACAGGCGGTCGGTGCAGACATTTGAGCAGCTCCTAGCCGACATCTCGGAAGCCTTGGGCTTTCCACGGTGGAAGAATGACCGTGTGCGGAAGCTGTTCACCCTCAAGGGCAGGGAAGTCAAGAGTGTGTCTGACTTCTTCAGGGAGGGGGATGCCTTCATAGCTATGGGCAAAGAGCCGCTAACATTGAAGAGCATCCAGTTGGCTATGGAGGAGCTGTATCCCAAGAACCGGGCCCTTGCCCTGGCCCCACATAGCAGAGCCGCCTCCCCAAGGCTGAGAAGCAGACTTCCCAGCAAGCTTCTCAAAGGAGGCCCCCGCTGTGGAGAGGTGGGAAGCTGTAGTGAGGTTATGGGGAGCCGGACAGTCACCAGGCATCAGGGCAAGACCTCTACAGAGCTGGCCTTGGAAGACAAGGTGAGGGCCCAGAAGAAGTGGGTAAgaggcaaacaggaagcagaaccTGGTGCCCTGCCAACACCCAGGGAAGCCACTCTGGAGGAGACTCATGCAAGTGGAGAGAAGCACCTGGGGGTGGAGATCGAAAAGACCTCCGGGGAGATCGTCAGGTGTGAGAAGTGTAAGCGAGAAAGAGAGCTGCAGCTGGGCCTGCAGAGGGAGCGGTGCCCGCTGGGCATCAGTGAGCTGGACCTGGGGAGGGGTCAGAAGTGGGATTCGGAGAAGCTGGTGAGGACCAAGAGCTGCAGGCGGGCTTCTGAGGCAAACTCGACggatggagaggaaggatggaagggtgATAGCCATCGGAGCAGCCCCAGGAATCCCCCTCAGGAGCTGAGGAGACCCAGCAACAACTCAGACAAGAAAGAGAACAGAGGCTCGGAACCTCAGGAAAGTCACCCTCAAGGAGCAGCCAAGGCCCAGAAGGACCTCGTGGAAGGTCCACAAGCTGtacaggaggggctggtggatgCGAGGAAAGACCCCAGGCACACGTGCAGGAATAAGCATGGCGCCTGGCTTCTGAGAGAGCACCAGGCCGAACCCCCGCAGCTTCCCAGGACccgaggggaggagaaggaaacagACCACGAGAAGAAGCCAGGTGGCtcaggaggaaggagaatggtgctggaaaaggagcctAAGACGAAGCTGGAAGAGAGCAAGCTGGAACGGCCCAGTGGCCGGAAGCTGCGGCCGCTGGGCATCATCTCAGCTGATGTGGAGAAGCACTATGAAATCGGTCGGGTCATCGGGGACGGGAACTTTGCCGTCGTGAAAGAGTGCAGGCACCGCGAGACCAAGCAGGCTTACGCCATGAAGATTATTGACAAGTCCAAGCTGAAGGGCAAGGAGGACATAGTTGACAGTGAGATTTTAATTATTCAGAGCCTCTCTCACCCCAACATCGTGAAATTGCACGAGGTCTATGAAACGGAAGCAGAGATCTACCTGATCATGGAGTATGTTCAGGGAGGGGACCTTTTTGATGCCATCATAGAAAGTGTAAAGTTTCCAGAGCCTGATGCCGCACTCATGGTCACAGACTTGTGTAAGGCCCTCGTCCACATGCACGACAAGAAGATCGTCCACCGGGATCTGAAACCGGAAAACCTTCTGGTAAGCCAGGAGTTTTGCTGTTACCGGAGAGGGAGTTATAAAATATAGGATAGAATGAATAGCAGCTGCATCATGCTGTTCGAGAATTACGCTACTTTAATGTGCTTATTTCAGTACTTAAAACCTTGGGTATAGTTCCTAAATTGCTGAATAAATTTGTTTTGATTGTTACAGAAATATAAGCCTTTTGATTTAAATAAGTCAAAATGTTTCCTCTTCTCTAGGAGATAAATGTGTTTGCTTTCATGGTGGCCATGTGACTTAATTTCTTGAATATTTACATATCCTCTGGCATAGGCAATGGATGTCTACTGGTGGTGGCTTCTCCCTCAAGCTTTGCACCTACCATCTGACCCTCCCTGTGTCCTCTTTGAGGACAATGCTTTGCCAAGGAGTTTCCAGTCTGCAGATCTGGAGAGATCTGTGTGTAGATACCATGAGACTGGTGGGGAAGTGTCTTGGTTTCTATGCTGGATGAaataccacgaccaaaagcaaattgaggaggaaagggcttatttggcttatgcttccacatcacagttgaTTATTGAAGGGAGTCAGGCAGGACAGgcactcaaacaggacaggaacctgcaggcaggagctgatgcagaggccacagaggggtgctgcttactggcttgctccctatggcttactcaacctgctttcttatagaacccaggaccaccagtccagagatcacaccacccacaatggactgtgctctcccccatcaatcactaattaagaaaatgccttacaggcttgcctacagcctgatcttatagaggcagtttcttaattgaggttccttcctctcggatgactttagcttgtgtcaagttgacgtaagacTCTCTAGCACAGGAAGACAGGTCCTCCAAATTTGCTTCCtagtttttttgtatgtttgtttttttcttcagatgaaGTCCTTATCCTTTCTGGACCTTAGTGTTGTGTGATTCTTCctagggagacatgaacaaaatcCTGTGCAGTCCAGACAGGGCACAAGCAATAGACAAATGATTCCAACCAAGTTTAGCTTAGTGAACCCATGACTTTGTTGGAGTTACTTAGAGGaatgtatgtggtgatatattgtgtaccctaataagtTTACTttaagatcagagagacaaaggaacaagccacctcttatcTTTAGGACTCCTCAGccgaaagactttagttcctgtctcctcacaccttttcCCAaccacccatatcatttcctgtctgaactttcctagtgctggcattaaagacatgtgtgctttccaagcaaaggcatgagatctcaagtgctgggatcaaaggtgtgtgactcccaaatattaggattaaaggtatgtgccaccactgtctggctctgtttgtctcctagactgaatcaatctcatgtagtccagggtggctttgaactcacagagatccagatggatctctacctcgagagtgctaggattaaaggcgtgtgccaccactgcctggctcctttctatgtttaatctagtggcttgttctgttctctgatcttcaggcaaatttattagggtacacaatatatcaccacaagtgtGGCCGAGAAGTTCCTCAGAGGATTGTGggtaactcaaaggcagctgcatcccGCTTACCCCAGCATGGGTGGTGATGACTCACCCAAGGTACACCCTGGAGCTCTGCTCAGCCTGGGGAGGCTTCAAGGaagagtttcttctttcttttccagccgttgtttgccatttttttttttttataaaaccttGAGGGGGTGAGTGGGGTAGGGAGACTGCCTGTGTCTTGTAACTTTCGAAGCCTCATGAGTCCTAAGAGCCTTCCTCTTTGACCTCTCTGAGAATGAAAGTTTTGATTAGAAAGAAATAGCCACATAACATGTAGTTTCCtgatttctgttatttaaatttttttttttcctggtactggagagatggctcagtgattaaggacACCTGCTGCtagaggacccaacacccatgtttGGCACCTAACTACTGCCTGTAACTgtactccaggggatctgacacccttttttaacctccccaggcacctgaacacatatatacatgcacagatAATACACCCATATATATACATTGTTAAGCAATCAAATCTTTAaggtgtatatttgtgtgtgtgtgtgtgtgtgagagagagagagagagaggagagaggagagaggagagagaggtggggataGAGAATGCGTGCAATGGCACcaggtgtagaggtcagaggacagctttatgGAATTAATTCTCACTTTCCACCTTTACTTCATTTCCAGGGATGGAACTAAGGTGCCAAGGTTAGTCTGTCAAGCATCTTTACTCAGTGGATCATCTTCTTAGCTCTAGTTTCCTGATTTAATAGGAAAAGAACACTAACAGTAGTATCTTGGGAGGTTGAGTGAGAATAGACATGAGAAAAAGCAGAGGTCCCCTGACATGAAGGAGTCAGCACATTAACCCAGGTTGGCTGTGACACTCTCCTATTTAACACAAAATGTCATGGTACACCTACTTCCCAGAGGGCCACTCTGTATCTTGGGTGGATCAAGACAAAACCAAATCTCTTTGTAATAATGTCAGAATGCATTGATTGTTTAAGTTGTGAATGTGGTTAAATGTC encodes:
- the Dclk3 gene encoding serine/threonine-protein kinase DCLK3, translating into MPAAPALRPPPPPTTPAPPAPSRPAPPIPGHRGPCDHSLKCLSSKISERKLQSSWLPAGRGPLEKPALGPRGAVMPMFNPQSGLHSARAEHSPLKPRVVTVVKLGGQPLRKATLLLNRRSVQTFEQLLADISEALGFPRWKNDRVRKLFTLKGREVKSVSDFFREGDAFIAMGKEPLTLKSIQLAMEELYPKNRALALAPHSRAASPRLRSRLPSKLLKGGPRCGEVGSCSEVMGSRTVTRHQGKTSTELALEDKVRAQKKWVRGKQEAEPGALPTPREATLEETHASGEKHLGVEIEKTSGEIVRCEKCKRERELQLGLQRERCPLGISELDLGRGQKWDSEKLVRTKSCRRASEANSTDGEEGWKGDSHRSSPRNPPQELRRPSNNSDKKENRGSEPQESHPQGAAKAQKDLVEGPQAVQEGLVDARKDPRHTCRNKHGAWLLREHQAEPPQLPRTRGEEKETDHEKKPGGSGGRRMVLEKEPKTKLEESKLERPSGRKLRPLGIISADVEKHYEIGRVIGDGNFAVVKECRHRETKQAYAMKIIDKSKLKGKEDIVDSEILIIQSLSHPNIVKLHEVYETEAEIYLIMEYVQGGDLFDAIIESVKFPEPDAALMVTDLCKALVHMHDKKIVHRDLKPENLLVQRNEDKSTTLKLADFGLAKHVVRPIFTVCGTPTYVAPEILSEKGYGLEVDMWAAGVILYILLCGFPPFRSPERDQDELFNIIQLGQFEFLAPYWDNISDAAKDLVRHLLVVDPKKRYTAHQVLQHPWIEMVGHPSTVNPQKEESSSSEGRFQSQHKKAVEQVA